The Streptomyces phaeolivaceus genome has a window encoding:
- a CDS encoding ABC transporter substrate-binding protein, giving the protein MNHRKTLKTLTGTALAAVLLASGCTGGGGSSKGADAEAADDPSQVSGTITVLTHRTDIVQDGTMKKYAEDFNRTYPKVKVEFDAITDYEAEVKIRMNTENYGDVLMIPAVIQKNDYPKFFASLGTQKELSEKYRFTGFTAVDGKVYGQSPMGATPGFLYNKRIWAEAGVTDWPTTPAEFLTALKAIKAKTDAVPYYTNFAAQWPLTQWTYVNGSVSCDTEATTALAEGNPWGADGELRVGDRLLYDIVDQGLIEKDPATTNWENSKPQLAKGEIATAWLGSWAIIQFRQAAEKAGADPDDIGFMPFPARVDGKACATANPDYNQAVSIHSEHKAAARAWVDWFTEKSGYAADNLSISTLKDAPLPEVLKPYEEQGVELIELDDTAGGTVKNIDSASEVGIFGPAYRQELVDIARGAKDGDIDDFLDDLGKRWTEAEKTVGS; this is encoded by the coding sequence ATGAACCACCGGAAGACGCTCAAGACGCTCACCGGAACGGCGCTGGCGGCCGTACTCCTCGCCTCCGGCTGCACCGGCGGCGGAGGCAGTTCGAAAGGCGCCGACGCCGAGGCGGCCGACGACCCGTCACAGGTCTCCGGAACCATCACGGTGCTCACCCACCGGACGGACATCGTGCAGGACGGCACGATGAAGAAATACGCCGAGGATTTCAACAGGACCTATCCGAAGGTGAAGGTCGAATTCGACGCGATCACCGACTACGAGGCCGAAGTGAAGATCCGTATGAACACGGAGAACTACGGCGACGTCCTCATGATCCCGGCCGTCATCCAGAAGAACGACTACCCCAAGTTCTTCGCCTCGCTGGGCACCCAGAAGGAACTGAGCGAGAAGTACCGCTTCACCGGATTCACCGCCGTCGACGGCAAGGTCTACGGCCAGAGCCCGATGGGCGCGACCCCCGGTTTCCTCTACAACAAACGGATCTGGGCCGAGGCCGGCGTCACCGACTGGCCCACCACCCCGGCGGAGTTCCTCACCGCGCTGAAGGCCATCAAGGCCAAGACCGACGCCGTCCCGTACTACACCAACTTCGCCGCCCAGTGGCCGCTGACCCAGTGGACGTACGTCAACGGCTCGGTCAGCTGCGACACCGAGGCCACCACCGCGCTCGCCGAGGGCAACCCCTGGGGCGCTGACGGTGAACTGCGTGTGGGCGACCGGCTGTTGTACGACATCGTCGACCAGGGCCTGATCGAGAAGGACCCGGCGACCACGAACTGGGAGAACTCCAAACCCCAGTTGGCCAAGGGCGAGATCGCGACGGCGTGGCTGGGCAGCTGGGCGATCATCCAGTTCCGGCAGGCGGCCGAGAAGGCCGGCGCCGACCCCGACGACATCGGATTCATGCCGTTCCCCGCCCGAGTCGACGGCAAGGCCTGCGCGACCGCCAACCCCGACTACAACCAGGCCGTCAGCATCCACTCCGAGCACAAGGCGGCGGCCCGCGCCTGGGTCGACTGGTTCACCGAGAAGTCGGGCTACGCGGCGGACAACCTGTCCATCTCGACGCTGAAGGACGCCCCGCTGCCCGAGGTGCTCAAGCCGTACGAGGAGCAGGGCGTCGAACTCATCGAGCTGGACGACACCGCCGGCGGCACGGTCAAGAACATCGACAGCGCCTCCGAGGTCGGCATCTTCGGCCCCGCCTACCGTCAGGAACTGGTCGACATCGCCCGGGGCGCCAAGGACGGCGACATCGACGACTTCCTCGACGACCTGGGCAAGCGCTGGACCGAGGCAGAGAAGACCGTGGGGTCCTGA